CGGTCAACCTGCGCACCGGTGACCAGCCTGACGGTGACATCGGGCGGGACCTGTTCGCCAACGCGCTGATCGACACCCGCACCGGCCGCAACGTCACCCTGCCTGTCTCCGGTGAGATCACGGCGATCCTGTTCGAACCCGACGGCGACATCCTGGTGCGGACCAGCAACCACCGGCTCACGCTGCTGGCCCCCGATCACACCGTGAAGGGCCACCTCACCGAACCGGCGTCGGTCAAGGACTTCAAACTCCTCGCCTACACCCCAAGGTGAGCCTGCTGTCTTCGACGACAGTGCCGCTAGACTCCCCAACCGCTAACGGCTCGACGTCGATCGGATCAGGTATGCGTGGCCGCGACGATGAGTACGCCAAGTTTGTCCGAGCCAGGAGCCTTGCTCTGCTCCGGTCGGCCTACCTGCTCACCGGTGACCAGCACCTCGCGGAAGACCTGGTGCAGGAAGCCCTGGCGCGTACCCATCGGGCCTGGTCGCGGCTCCGCGAGACGGGCAATGCCGAGGCGTACGCCCGGCGGACCATGTATCACCTGCAGGTCTCCGTGTGGCGGCGGCGAAAGGTGACCGAGGTGCTGCCCGGCGACCTCCCCGAACCACTGGACCGGCACGGCCACGACGACGCGGAGTCGATCGCCCGGCGGATGACCGTCGAGCGGGCGCTGCGTTCGCTCAGCGCACGGCAACGCGCCGTCGTGGTGTTGCGTTACTTCGAGGACCACACCGAGGTCGAGGCGGCCGAGACGCTCGGCGTATCGGTGAGCACCATCAAGACCCAGACCACCCGTGCCCTCGAACGGCTGCGCAAGCTCGTGCCGGAGCTCACGGATTTCCGGACCACCGAAGGGACCGGAAGATGAACGACGACGACCTCCTGCGCGACCGCCTCCGGCAGATCGGCGACCAGGCGGAGCCGATCGACTTCGTCGACCGGTCGCTGGCGCGCTCGAAACGGATCGGCCGCAACCGCAAGCTCATCTCCGGGGCCGCCCTGGTCGCGGTGCTGGCGTTGGCCGGCGGCGTCACGTGGCAACTCGGCCCGCGTGGGACGAACCAGTCCACGCCCGCCGTCATCCCGTCAATAGCACCGTCCTTCACCGACCTGCCGCCTACGTCGCCCCCTCCGTCGCCGTCCTCGTCGAGCTCCGAGCCGGTGGCCGAGTCGATCACCGGGCCGTTCTACTACGCGGATTCCGATCGGTTGGTGCGGTTGACTTCCTCCGACGTGAAGGTGGTGCTGCCGGCGGGTGCCTATAGCGCGAACGTGTCGCCGGACGGCGCCCGGATCGCTTTCGTCGACGAGCGCGGCAATGTGGTGGTGACCGATCGCAATGGCCGTCAGCCTCGCACGGTGGCGCGTGGCGCCATCACTGCCGGCTATGAGCCGGCGTGGTCGCCGGATTCCACGAAGTTGCTGGTCGGGAAGGGCGGCGAGGGCGTGGTGGCGATGGGGATCGTGACGGTCGCGTCGGCGACGTTCACGCCGCTGCGGCACCAGCCTCCGGACGCGTTCCACTTTCTATGGTCGGCCGATGGTGAGCATCTCGCTTATGCGACGGGTTCCTGTGGGATCGGGGTGGCTGACGCCGATGGTGGGAATGCCCGTCTGGTGCCGGGGTTCGGCGGTCAGCGGCATAGCTGTGACCCTTACAGCGTCTCGCCGGACGGCGGGTTGGTCGCGGTCAACCTGCGCACCGGTGACCAGCCTGACGGTGACATCGGGCGGGACCTGTTCGCCAACGCGCTGATCGACACCCGCACCGGCCGGAACGTCAGCCTGCCGGTGAGCGGTGAGATCACCGCGATCCTGTTCGAACCCGACGGGGACCTGCTCGTGCGGACCCGCGACGGCCGACTCACGCTGCTCGCTCCCGACCACACCGTCAAGGCCCACCTCACCGAACCAGCGACCGTCAGGGACTTCGATCTCCTCGTACACACTCCCAAGTGATCCGTCTGGTTTGGCTTGTCCGCGCGACGGGAAATTAGCCGCCGTCACGCAGTGACAATGAACCCCCCGAGGAGGAACGGCCATGACCGCAGGTGGAATCATCACCGCACTGATTATCGGTTTGATCATTGGTGCGCTGGGGCGTCTGGTCGTGCCCGGCCGCCAGAACATCCCGTTGTGGCTGACGCTGGTTATCGGCGTCGTCGCGGCGCTGATCGGTTCCGCGATCGCGCGGGCCGGTGGCTTCGCCGACACGGACGGCTGGATCGACTGGCGTGAGCTGCTTCTGCAGATCGTGCTCGCGGCTGTCGGTGTCGCGCTGGTCGTGGGCTTCGCCGGCCGCGGTCGGCGCAGCGTCACCCGCTGATCGGTTCTATCGATGCCCCGGCCAACGGCCGGGGCATCGTTCTGTCGGCGGGCGGACGTTTAGTAGCGATTTCGCCCCACTCGTGGATGTATGCGCGGTAATTTAGCTGGGACGCCTGAGCCGGGTGCAAATTCGGCACCAGCAGTGAGGTTCCCAATTGAGCGCCGAAGCCCCCGGAGTGGTCGAGCCTCCACTGAGGTCGACGCGCGGTCCGCTGGCCAGCCATTACCCCGCCGTGGCGACAATGGTTGTCCTTGCCCTGATCCCTTATCTGGTGCTGTCGGCCGCGCTGGGTCCACTCCAGTCGATCCTCATGGACCAGCTCCACATGAGCACCCAAGAGGTCAACCTCGCGCTGGGCCTGGCCAACGCCGGGTACGCGCTGGGCACGGTGCTGTCCGTGCAGCTCGCGCAGCACCTGCCGCAACGCCGGATGCTGACCATCTACGCCGTCGTACTCGTGGCCGGGTCCGTCCTCGCCGCGTCCGCGACCGGGCCGGTCATGTTCATCGTCGGGCACGTGCTGCAGGGCCTGTGCACCAGCCTTCTGCTGATCGCCGCCGTGCCGCCGTTGGTCACCGGGTTCCCGCCGTCGAAGCTGCGCATCACGGCCGTGATCCTGAACCTGTCGATCTTCGGAGCGGTCGCGTTGGGACCGCTGATCGGCGGCGTCCAGGCCGACTCCAACGCCTGGCGCCCGTTGTTCTGGATCATCGCGGGCATCTCGATCCTGGCGCTGATTCTGGTGGTGCTGACCTTCGAGGACTCGCCGCCGGCCGACCTCACCTCGACCCGCTCGCCCGTCGCGGTGGGACTGGCCGCGACCGGCTGTGTGGCCGCCTTCTACGGCGCCGCTGAGCTGCTCACCCGCGGCACCATCGAAGCCAGGACCCTGGGTCCGCTGATCGGTGGCGTCCTGTTGATCGTGTTCCTCCTGGTCCAGCAATACAACTCCAAGCGCCCGCTGCTGATCCTGCGTCCGCTCACGACCACCATGCCGGTGGCCGGGATCGTGGTCGCCATGTCCGCGGCCGCCGCCTCGGTGTCCGCGATCACGCTGACCAGCGTCCTGCTCGCGGACCGCTACTCGGCCCTCAAGCTGGGACTGCTCTACCTGCCCGAGTTCGGCGGAGCGGTGATCACCGCGATCCTGTTCGCCTGGCTGTTCACCACGCGGGCGCTGCACTACTTCGCGCTGGCCGGGCTGCTCGCCCTCTGCGCCGGAGTCGCGCTCGTCGCCGCCGCCATTCCACCGAGCACCATCGTCACGCTGATCGGGACGGGCCTGGTCGGCATCGGCGTCGGCGCCTCCGTCACCCCGGCGCTGTTCATCGCCGGCTTCTCGCTGCGCAACGCCGCCCTCCAGCGGGTGTTCGCGATCATCGAGCTGCTGCGGGCGGTGGCCGCGTTCATGATTGCGCCGATCCTCGTCTACATCGCCACGAACGTCGGGTCGAGCCCGACATCGGGCATCCGCACCGCGCTGTGGATCGCCCTCGGCCTGTCCGGTGGCGGCACGTTGCTCGCGGTCTCGCTCTACGTGCTCGGCGGCGTGCGCCCGCCGACCCCGTCGCTCGAGCGCTGGTTCGGCGGCGGGTCCGGTTGGTACTCCCCGCCGCTGTTCGCGGCGGTCCGCCGCGGCGTTCCCACGAAAGAGCCGAGCCAGAGCTAGTCAAAAGGTCACCCGGACCCCCTTCCCAGCGGCGATGGATGTCGTGTAATCTAATGACACGACATACGAAAGGACTCCCGCCATGAGCTCAGATCCGATCCGCCGCGTCTCGGTGGTCAGCACCGGCTCCGTCGAAATCCACCCCGAGCACGTCGGGCCGACCTGGAAGCCGCTCTACCTCTGGCTGTTCACCTCGCAGCGGTGGACCGCGCCCCGGCCGATCAACGCCTACGTCATCGAGCACCGTGACGGCCTGGTGCTGTTCGACACCGGCCAGGACCGGGCCTCGGTCACCGATCCCCAGTACTTCCCGGCCGGCTTCAACGGCGTCGTCTACGACCGCCTCGCGAAGTTCGCCATCGAGCCCGACCAGACGCTCACCGCCGGCCTGGGCTCGCTGGGCTACGACATCGCGGACGTGCGCACCGCGGTGCTGTCCCACCTGCACCAGGACCACATCGGCGGGCTGCCCGAGCTCCGGCACGCCACGGTCATGACAACGCGCGCCGAATGGCGCACCATGCGGCGACCACTGCCCGAGTCACGCGGCTTCCTGCGCTCCCACATCGACCTGCCGGGCCTGCGCTGGCAACAGATCGAGCCGGAACCGATCAGCGACCCCGGCCTGCGGCCGTTCACGGCCGGCCACGACCTGTTCGGCGACGGCAGCATCGTCCTGCTGCCCACCCCCGGTCACACTCCGGGCTCGCTGTCGATGCTGGTCCGCCGCCCCAACCACGCACCGCTGCTGCTCGTCGGCGACCTCACCTACGACGCCGACCTGCTCCGTGCGGGAAAGATCCCCGGCGCTGGCGATCGGCGCCGGATGCGCTCTACCGTCGGCATGGTGAACGCACTGCGCCAACGCCACCCCGGGCTCACGGTCCTGGCCGCACACGACCCCAACGCCGCGACCCTGCTCGCCGGCGCGGCCAACCCCATGGTCGAGCGGCCATGACACCGGCCGAGGAGCTCCGCTACCTGATCCTGGCCATCCAGCGCGAGGGCAACCGCCTCTTCGCCACCGACCTTCGCCCACTGGACCTGACCCCATCGCAGGCGGAAGCGTTGCGCGTGCTGGCCGACCATCAGCCGTTGACGCTGACCGGGCTGGGGGAGTTGCTCGTGTGCGAGACGGGCGACAATCCGAGCAGGCTGGTCGACCGACTCGTCAAGGCCGGTCTGATCAACCGGGAGCCCGACCCGGCTGATCGGCGACACGTCACCCTGACCCTCACCGAGGCCGGCGGTCGGCTGGCGCGCGAGGTCGCGGTGGTGGAGGCGCGCCTCCACCACACCATCGAGACCCTTGTCGACGGGCAGCCCGTGCAGGAGACCATCACACTGCTGCGAGCTTTCGCCGACGCGTTCCCGGCGGGCCAGGCCCTGGCCCGCCGCCGCGAACGCCGATAAGGCGAACTGTCCGAACATCGTCAGTCCGTGGCAGCGCTCTCGACACGACAAGTCTATCTAGATAGAGTTCCGCCGTGATTCGGGAGGCTGACGTGACACGCAGAGCCGATTACACGGTCGCCGGCGTCGCAGCGGGCGCGGTGATGGTCGGGCTGAGCTGGCATCCCGGATCGGCCAACCCGGCCGTCCCGGCGGGCCGGGTGACGATGGTCGTGGTTGTGCTCGTGCTGGCGGTGCTGCCGTGGGTGGCTCGCCCGGTGTTCGGGCCGGTCGCCGACAAGCGGGCCGTCCGGGTCGTGCGCGCCGCCGGGTATGTCGCGGTGTATTGCTTCGTGCTGGTGATGGCCGGCCTCTCGCGCTTCGCGGGCAGCCGGTTCGACCACTTCCAGGCGTTCGACCAGCGCAACTGGGAAGCCGACATGCGCAGCGGGGCCGTCGTCAGCGCGGTGGTCATCGTTGTGACGATCGGTGGCTACGCGGCCGCGATCCTCATCGCCACCGCACGCCGCACCCGGGTCATGCCCGCGCAGCTGACCGCCGGCGCCGGCTTCGGGGCAGGCGCCGCCGCGATCACCTACGCGCTCATGCCGCTCGGCAATCGCCTGCACCTTGCGAATGGCTGGCTGGCGGCCGGTTACACCATCGTCCTGTTCGCTGTGCTGCCGGCCGGATTCTGGGCAGCGGGACGGCTGGGCGGCAACCTCGGCGGGCTCTACGCGGGCGGCGCCGCCGCGTTGGTGCTCAGCGTGTTGACCATCGGCACCATGCTCGCGTTCCCTGGTCACGTCGATCTGATCTGGGCCAACCCGGACCCCAACGTCGCACACAGCACCCCCTTCGAGGTGCGCATGAGCGTCGGCGACACAGCTATCAAATACCAGCTCGGCCTGTTCGTGCTGCCGCTGGTCGGGATCGTGATCGGCGCGCTGGGCTGGTCCGCGACCACGCAACGCAAGCCGGCGCCTGCCGTGTCGCAGCCGGTCTAACCGACGAAGGGTCTGTCGTGGCGATGGCTCGCGTCGCGCAGCACGGGCACGTCCGGCGCGAACAGCGGCGCCGGGAGTCGATCGAGCGGGAACCAGCCGAGTTCCGTCGCTTCGCCGTCTGGCGTAGCCGTCCGGCTTCCTGGCCGGCCCAGGAACACCGCGCCGACGAACTGCACGACCGCGCCGCTCGGGTAGCGATGGGTCTGGGTCGCCGGATCGCTGTAGACGCCGAGCAGACCGTCCAGCTCGATGTCCCAGCCGGTTTCCTCAAGGCATTCGCGGCGGGCTGCCTGCTCCCAGGTTTCGCCGGGTTCCAGGCCGCCGCCGGGTATGCCCCAGGTGCCTTCGCCGTCGCGGCGGATGAGCAGAACCCGGTCGCGCTCGTCGAGAACGACCACGCCGCAGGTGACTCGAAGTTGGCCGGTCATGGGTCCGATCCTGCCGGACGGGCGAAGCTAGGGTCCGTAGGGCTCGTCTCCGCGCAGGGTGATGCGGTGCATGACCCGGTGCGCGCTGCCGTAGTCGCGGTTGGCGTAGTGCGCCGTGCTTCGGTTGTCCCACATCACCACGTCGCCGGTGCGCCAGCGGTGGCGGACGAGGTGCTCGGGTTTGGGTCGCGCCAGGCGGCCGGATGCCAGCCGGCCCCATCGAGGGCGACCGCGAGGTGCAGCGTCACGCGCTCACCGCCGTCCAGTCGGGTAGCTCGACGCCCGGCAGCGCGAACGAGGAGAAGTCTGTGGTGTCGCGGAAGGCCGGGATCGTGTAGAGGCGCCGGGCGTAGGCCCACAGGTGCGGGAACTCGTGCAGGCCGGGATGGATCGCGCGCTGGGCGTTGGGCCCGACGTCGTAACGGACAAGCGTCACCCAGAGCCGGATGTCGGCGAGCGTCACCGCGTCGCCGACCAGGAACGGCTGACCGGCGAGCCGTTCGTCGAGCCGGGCGAAGGCGTCGAGGAGCCCGGCCCGGGCCCGGGCACCCTCCGGCCCGGCGGTCGCCGCGGCACCGACGCCGTGGTTGACCGAGGGGCCGATCCACTCGTCGAGCGCGTCGATCTCCGGACGCTGGCCGGCCGGGTAGACGTCGACGACCGGGCGTCCGAACCGCGTGGCCAGATCCAGTTCGATCGTGGGGTACGCGTTGCTGACCAGTTGTCGTTTCTCGCGGTCCCAGAGCGCGGGCACCGACACCAGCCCGGCGAACCCGGGCTCGGTCGCCTGGTATGCCTCGCGGAGCAGCGTGAACCCGTTGACCGGGTCGGGACCGTAGCGTTCCCGGAACGCCCATCCTCGGCCGTCCCGCGCATTGTCCACGTAGGACACACTGACCGTGCCGGTGAGGCCGGTGAGGGCGAGGGTGATGGTGATGCGCTGCGACCAGGGACAGAACCAACCGGCGTAGACGTGGTAGCGGCCCGGCTCGGGCGGGAACGGCCCGTCGGCGGCGATCCGCCCGGTGAAGCGATAACGGGTGCCGGACGTGTCGAACGAATAGTGACCGTAGGTCGCGACATCGACGGGACTGGCCAGGGGCAGCGCCATGAGCACCTCCGCGAGGACCGGAGCAGTCAGCCTACTAATCCTACTGACTTACTAGGCTATGGTCTAGTCGCCAACGTCTCGCGTCCGAGTAGACATGAAACACATTTCACCTATCGGATATGTAGGTTATCGTGACTGCTTCCTGAGCCCGTTTCAACTTCCGGAGCAGTGTGATGTCCTCGTCGACACCGTCCGATCCGCAGCAGCCAGCGCCGGCCGACCAGCCTGTGCTGCCCACCCGCAAGCGCAGCCGCTGGCCCTGGTTGGCAGCGGCCGCCGTGGTCGTCGTCGCGGCCGGTGTGATTACCGCGGTCGTGGCCAACCGTGACGATTCCAGCGCCACGAGTGACGCGCAGACCGTGCGCATCGGGGTCACCGACGCTTCCGAGCCGTACTGGAAAACGTATGTCGACCTGGCCAAGCAGCAGCTGAACGTGACGGTCACCCTGGTCAACTTCAGCGACTACAGCCAGCCGAACCCGGCGCTGAAAGAGAAGCAGATCGACCTCAACCAGTTCCAGCACATCCAGTACCTGGCCAACTACAACGCCACCGCCGGCGACGACCTCCAGCCGATCGGGGCCACCGCGGTCTACCCGCTGCCGCTCTACTCGCTGAAATACAAGGCGCCGGCCGAGTTGCCGGCCGACGCCAAGGTCGCGATCCCCAACGACGCCATCAACCAGGCCCGTGGCCTGCTGGTGCTCCAGGCGGCCGGGCTGGTCACGCTGAAGGGCGGTGGCTCGGCCTTCTCCAGCACGTCCGATGTGGAGACCAAGAAGGTCGACGTGGTGACGCTCGACGCCTCACAGACCGCCGGGGCGCTCCAGGCCGGCTCCGTGGCCGCCGCGATCGTCAACAACAACTACGCCACCAGCGCGAAGCTGGCCAAGACCGCGGTCCTCTTCCAGGACGACCCGGCCAGCACGAGCGCCGCGCCCTACGTCAACCTCTTCGTCTCCCGGGCCGCAGACAAGGACAACGCGACCTACCTCAAGCTGGCCGAGCTCTACCACGACCCGAGCGTGGAGCAGGGCGTCCAGACCTCCAACGGCGGAACCGCCGTCTTCCGCAAGGTGCCGCCGGCCGACCTCCAGTCGCTGCTCAAGACGGTGCAGGACCAGGCCGTCGCAGCGGGCAAGAAGTAGGCCATGACGCACGTACGCCTGGCCGACGTCACCAAGACGTTCGCCCGGGGCCGGGTCGCGGCGCTGGACTCGGTCAGCCTGGATGTCGCCAAGGGTGAGGTGTTCGGCGTCATCGGCCACTCCGGCGCCGGCAAGAGCACGCTGATCAGACTGATCAACGGCCTGGAAAACCCGACGAGCGGTCAGGTGTACGTGGGCGGCCAGGAGATCACCGCCCTGCGCGAACGGGACCGCCGTGCCGTACGCCGGGATATCGGGATGATCTTCCAGCAGTTCAACCTGTTCCGCTCGCGTACGGTCGCCGGCAACGTCGCCTACCCCCTCAAGGTGGCCGGCGTCGATCGTGCGGAACGCGACCGGCGGGTGGCCCGGCTGCTGGACTTCGTCGGGCTCCTCGACCGCGCGCACGACCATCCAGAACAGCTTTCCGGTGGCCAGAAACAACGCGTCGGCATCGCCCGCGCGCTGGCCACCGACCCGTCGCTGCTGCTGGCCGACGAGGCCACCAGCGCGCTGGACCCGCAGACCACCGCCGAGGTGCTGGGTCTGCTCGGCCGGGTCAACCGCGAGCTGGGCGTCACCATCATGCTGATCACCCACGAGCTCGACGTGATCCGCGCGGTGGCCGACCGGGTCGCGGTGATGGACCGGGGCAGGATCGCCGAGACCGGCACGGTGTACGACGTGTTCGCCAACCCGCAAACCCCGGCGGCCGCCGATTTCGTCCGCGGAGCGCTGCGCGACCGCCCGTCGGCGCAGACCCTGGAACGGCTGCGCCGCACGCACAGCGGCCGGATCGTCAGCGTGGCGGTCCGCGACCGCACGGGGTTCCAGACCGCCCTGGCCAAGACCTTCCTCGCGCACAACGTGGCCGCCGGCATCATCTTCGGCGGGATCAGCGAGCTACAGGAACGGGCGGTCGGCAGCCTCACCTTCGAGCTGACCGGCCCGGACGCCGGCATCGACGCGGCGTTGGCGGCACTGCGCGCCGACGGCGTCGACGTGACCGAGGAGGAGGCCTGACGTGGACGAGTTCATCACCAACCTGCCGATCTTCCGCCAGGCGATCGGGCAGACGCTCTACATCGTCGGGATCTCGGTCGTGGTCGGCGGGTTGCTCGGCCTGGCGCTGGGCCTGGTGCTCTACGCGACCAGGCCGGGCAGCCTGATGGCCAACCGCGCCGTCTTCATCACCGTCAACATCCTGGTCAACATCGTCCGGCCGATCCCGTTCGTGATCTTCCTGACCGCCATCCAGCCCCTGATGCTGCACACGATCGGCACCACCATCGGCACCAACGCGGTCACCTTCGCCCTGTCACTCGCGGCGGCGTTCGCGGTCAGCCGCATCATCGAGCAGAACCTGCTGGCGGTCGAACCGGGCGTCCTCGAGGCAGCCCGCGCTGGCGGCGCCCGCCCGATCAGCATCCTGCTCACGGTCGTCGTCCCCGAGGCGCTCGGCCCGGTGATCCTGGGCTACACCTTCATCTTCGTCGGCGTGGTCGACATGTCGGCCCAGGCCGGCCTGTTCGGCGGCGGCGGCCTGGGCGATTTCGCGGTCACGTACGGCTCGCAACGCTACAACTGGCCGGTCGTCTACATCACGGTCGCGACCATCATCGTCATCGTCCAGGCTGGACAGTTCCTCGGCAACGCACTGGCGCGCCGAGCCCTGCGCCGCTGACATATTCCAGGCGCGTCAGCCGGTCGCCGCCACGGTGCGGTCGAGCACCAGGTCGCGGGCGGCCGTGACGCCGACGGCCACCGCGCCGATGAGGACGGCGTCGGCGCCGAGGGTCGATACCTCGATCCGTGGGGGTTGCAGCGCCACCAGGTGGTGTAGGCGGTCCTGGACCGGGCCGATCAGCAGGTCGCCGCCCTGCACGCCGACGCCGCCGCCGAGGACGATGAGTTCCAGGTCGAGCACCGCGGTCACCGCGGCCAGCGCGTGTGCGACGTGGTTGACCTCGACCTGCACCGCGCGTCGGGCGGTCGGCTCGCCGGCCCGGGCGGCGTCGAAGACCTCCTTGGCGCTGGTCGCACCCGCCCAGCCCAGCCGCCGGGCTGCCGCGACGATGCCGTCAGCCGATGCCACCGTCTCGAACATGCCTCGGCGGGCGGCGGTCGGGTCGTCCTGCAATGGGTCGCCCTCGCCGATCGGGAGGTAGGAGATCTCGCCGGCGCAGCCCCGCGAGCCGCGGTAGAGCTTGCCGTCGATCACGATGCCCATGCCGGTGCCGGTGCCGATCGACACGTAGGCGA
This genomic interval from Asanoa ferruginea contains the following:
- a CDS encoding SigE family RNA polymerase sigma factor; protein product: MRGRDDEYAKFVRARSLALLRSAYLLTGDQHLAEDLVQEALARTHRAWSRLRETGNAEAYARRTMYHLQVSVWRRRKVTEVLPGDLPEPLDRHGHDDAESIARRMTVERALRSLSARQRAVVVLRYFEDHTEVEAAETLGVSVSTIKTQTTRALERLRKLVPELTDFRTTEGTGR
- a CDS encoding GlsB/YeaQ/YmgE family stress response membrane protein, with product MTAGGIITALIIGLIIGALGRLVVPGRQNIPLWLTLVIGVVAALIGSAIARAGGFADTDGWIDWRELLLQIVLAAVGVALVVGFAGRGRRSVTR
- a CDS encoding glutathione S-transferase C-terminal domain-containing protein — encoded protein: MALPLASPVDVATYGHYSFDTSGTRYRFTGRIAADGPFPPEPGRYHVYAGWFCPWSQRITITLALTGLTGTVSVSYVDNARDGRGWAFRERYGPDPVNGFTLLREAYQATEPGFAGLVSVPALWDREKRQLVSNAYPTIELDLATRFGRPVVDVYPAGQRPEIDALDEWIGPSVNHGVGAAATAGPEGARARAGLLDAFARLDERLAGQPFLVGDAVTLADIRLWVTLVRYDVGPNAQRAIHPGLHEFPHLWAYARRLYTIPAFRDTTDFSSFALPGVELPDWTAVSA
- a CDS encoding MarR family winged helix-turn-helix transcriptional regulator, whose protein sequence is MTPAEELRYLILAIQREGNRLFATDLRPLDLTPSQAEALRVLADHQPLTLTGLGELLVCETGDNPSRLVDRLVKAGLINREPDPADRRHVTLTLTEAGGRLAREVAVVEARLHHTIETLVDGQPVQETITLLRAFADAFPAGQALARRRERR
- a CDS encoding MFS transporter, giving the protein MVVLALIPYLVLSAALGPLQSILMDQLHMSTQEVNLALGLANAGYALGTVLSVQLAQHLPQRRMLTIYAVVLVAGSVLAASATGPVMFIVGHVLQGLCTSLLLIAAVPPLVTGFPPSKLRITAVILNLSIFGAVALGPLIGGVQADSNAWRPLFWIIAGISILALILVVLTFEDSPPADLTSTRSPVAVGLAATGCVAAFYGAAELLTRGTIEARTLGPLIGGVLLIVFLLVQQYNSKRPLLILRPLTTTMPVAGIVVAMSAAAASVSAITLTSVLLADRYSALKLGLLYLPEFGGAVITAILFAWLFTTRALHYFALAGLLALCAGVALVAAAIPPSTIVTLIGTGLVGIGVGASVTPALFIAGFSLRNAALQRVFAIIELLRAVAAFMIAPILVYIATNVGSSPTSGIRTALWIALGLSGGGTLLAVSLYVLGGVRPPTPSLERWFGGGSGWYSPPLFAAVRRGVPTKEPSQS
- a CDS encoding MetQ/NlpA family ABC transporter substrate-binding protein; protein product: MSSSTPSDPQQPAPADQPVLPTRKRSRWPWLAAAAVVVVAAGVITAVVANRDDSSATSDAQTVRIGVTDASEPYWKTYVDLAKQQLNVTVTLVNFSDYSQPNPALKEKQIDLNQFQHIQYLANYNATAGDDLQPIGATAVYPLPLYSLKYKAPAELPADAKVAIPNDAINQARGLLVLQAAGLVTLKGGGSAFSSTSDVETKKVDVVTLDASQTAGALQAGSVAAAIVNNNYATSAKLAKTAVLFQDDPASTSAAPYVNLFVSRAADKDNATYLKLAELYHDPSVEQGVQTSNGGTAVFRKVPPADLQSLLKTVQDQAVAAGKK
- a CDS encoding NUDIX domain-containing protein codes for the protein MTGQLRVTCGVVVLDERDRVLLIRRDGEGTWGIPGGGLEPGETWEQAARRECLEETGWDIELDGLLGVYSDPATQTHRYPSGAVVQFVGAVFLGRPGSRTATPDGEATELGWFPLDRLPAPLFAPDVPVLRDASHRHDRPFVG
- a CDS encoding methionine ABC transporter permease, translating into MDEFITNLPIFRQAIGQTLYIVGISVVVGGLLGLALGLVLYATRPGSLMANRAVFITVNILVNIVRPIPFVIFLTAIQPLMLHTIGTTIGTNAVTFALSLAAAFAVSRIIEQNLLAVEPGVLEAARAGGARPISILLTVVVPEALGPVILGYTFIFVGVVDMSAQAGLFGGGGLGDFAVTYGSQRYNWPVVYITVATIIVIVQAGQFLGNALARRALRR
- a CDS encoding methionine ABC transporter ATP-binding protein, coding for MTHVRLADVTKTFARGRVAALDSVSLDVAKGEVFGVIGHSGAGKSTLIRLINGLENPTSGQVYVGGQEITALRERDRRAVRRDIGMIFQQFNLFRSRTVAGNVAYPLKVAGVDRAERDRRVARLLDFVGLLDRAHDHPEQLSGGQKQRVGIARALATDPSLLLADEATSALDPQTTAEVLGLLGRVNRELGVTIMLITHELDVIRAVADRVAVMDRGRIAETGTVYDVFANPQTPAAADFVRGALRDRPSAQTLERLRRTHSGRIVSVAVRDRTGFQTALAKTFLAHNVAAGIIFGGISELQERAVGSLTFELTGPDAGIDAALAALRADGVDVTEEEA
- a CDS encoding N-acyl homoserine lactonase family protein: MSSDPIRRVSVVSTGSVEIHPEHVGPTWKPLYLWLFTSQRWTAPRPINAYVIEHRDGLVLFDTGQDRASVTDPQYFPAGFNGVVYDRLAKFAIEPDQTLTAGLGSLGYDIADVRTAVLSHLHQDHIGGLPELRHATVMTTRAEWRTMRRPLPESRGFLRSHIDLPGLRWQQIEPEPISDPGLRPFTAGHDLFGDGSIVLLPTPGHTPGSLSMLVRRPNHAPLLLVGDLTYDADLLRAGKIPGAGDRRRMRSTVGMVNALRQRHPGLTVLAAHDPNAATLLAGAANPMVERP